TAAGGAGAGCCACACCTATACCATGTGGCTCTCCTTGCTCTTAAAAACTGGCAACTTGACTTCACTTTGCGAAGTTTGTTATACTTAGCATGGGAGATGGAATTTGCAGAATCATCGTTTATCACGTCAAGGCTTCACACTGGTTGAGCTGTCGATTGTGCTGGTCATAATCGGTCTGCTTATCGGCGGAATTCTGATTGGGCAGAGTTTGATTGATAGCGCGAAGTTGGTGAAATTAGTCAAAACCATCGAGCAATACGAAATCGCTGCCACAACTTTCAAAAGTAAATTCCGCGCCATACCCGGCGATACAAATAAAATAGCACCTAATGGCAATAACGACGGTCAGATTCACGGGGTGAATACCCTTTACAATACACTGACTTCATGGGCGCTGGCTGGCTCCGAACCGATAAACTTTTTCTATCACTTATCAATCACAAGAATGGTAAATGCCAATTTTGCAGCTTACTCTGGACCTGATAGTTTTGATGGAAATTTTTCCGGCTTTGTCCCAAAACTTGAGTATGGAACAAACTGTTTCCTAACAGTTTATGACTATAGGGCAGTTTGGGGTGCAGGATTAGATTTTGGCACCGCTTTTGCCATAACATCTGGTGTCAACGCAGGTATTAGCAAGTGCATGACAGCCGAGGAGGCTGCCGGTGTTGATGCAAAACTCGATGACGGAAAACCTATGAGTGGAAACACAAGACAAATGTTTCCCTATTCAGGACCATATATTAGCAATCATCTAGGCTGCGATGATAATGCTCTAAACTATGACATGGGCGGTGTTTGGAACGAATCCACTGGTCTCAAAGAATCCACAGAAGGCAGTTCCGAAGCAATGAATAGGGTTGAATGCTTGTTAGCAGTAAAAATCAGATTGGATAATTAAACCAAACAGCTATCACAGATTCTCATGAGCCCTTGCCAATATGGTGCAGCTTGACTTTGCAAAGCGAAGTTTGTTATACTCTTCCTCGTAGAGAGGGAATTTGCAGAAACATCGTTTATCACGTCAGGGCTTCACACTGGTTGAGCTATCAATTGTA
The DNA window shown above is from Prosthecobacter fusiformis and carries:
- a CDS encoding prepilin-type N-terminal cleavage/methylation domain-containing protein: MQNHRLSRQGFTLVELSIVLVIIGLLIGGILIGQSLIDSAKLVKLVKTIEQYEIAATTFKSKFRAIPGDTNKIAPNGNNDGQIHGVNTLYNTLTSWALAGSEPINFFYHLSITRMVNANFAAYSGPDSFDGNFSGFVPKLEYGTNCFLTVYDYRAVWGAGLDFGTAFAITSGVNAGISKCMTAEEAAGVDAKLDDGKPMSGNTRQMFPYSGPYISNHLGCDDNALNYDMGGVWNESTGLKESTEGSSEAMNRVECLLAVKIRLDN